The Chroicocephalus ridibundus chromosome 17, bChrRid1.1, whole genome shotgun sequence genome window below encodes:
- the LOC134524703 gene encoding feather keratin Cos1-1/Cos1-3/Cos2-1-like — MSCYNQCLPCRPCGPTPLANSCNEPCVRQCQNSTVVIEPSPVVVTLPGPILSSFPQNTIVGSSTSAAVGSILSCDGVPINSGCCDLSGISSRYCGRRSLL, encoded by the coding sequence atgtcctgctacaaccagtgcctgccctgccggccctgtggcccaacacctctggccaacagctgcaatgagccctgtgtcaggcagtgccagaactccaccgttgtcatcGAGCCCTCTCCCGTGGtagtgaccctgcctggccccatcctcagctccttcccacagaacaccattgtgggatcctctacctccgctgctgttggcagcatcctcagctgtgatggagtgcccatcaactctgggtgctgtgacctctctggcatttccagccgctactgtggaAGAAGGTCCCTCCTCTGA